DNA sequence from the uncultured Fretibacterium sp. genome:
ATATGATGAACTCGCCCTACCAAAAGTCCTCGGAGTGGATAAAGAAGGAGATTGAAACCAAGTCTGGAGGACGTATCGCGGTTGAGATCTATCCTGCTCAGCAATTGGGCAACAATCGCGAAATGATCGAAGCTATGCAGATGGGCACCATAGAAGCCGTCTTGGTCCCTACAACGAAGTACAGCGGTTTTGACCCGAAGATGAACATCTTCGATATGCCCTATCTCTTTCCCAACGAAAAAGCTCTGTGGGCCATGTTGGAGGGCGAGGTGGGAGAGATGGCTAAGGCCGGTCTGCCTAACATTGGTATCTATGGAGTGCAGTATTTCGCTGAAGGCTGGCACTTCCTTACAGCCAACAAAGAATTGCGTCACCCCAATGATATGAAGGGGTTGAAAATGCGCTCCATGGAGGCTCCTATTGTTATGGATACCTTCTCGGCCTGGGGAGCCAATCCTGTGCCCATCGATTTTTCTGAAGTTTATAATTCTTTGCAGCAGAGGGTTGTCGATGGACATGAAAACCCCATCATCTCCATTCATGACATGAAGTTCTTTGAAGTGCAGAAATATATGATACAGATACAGCATGCCTATTTGTCTTATTTTCTTGCCTACAGCAAGAAGTGGTACGACAGTTTGCCTGAAGATCTTCAAAAAGTGGTGTGGCAGGCTGGCCTGGATGGAGCTCAGTACCACAAAGGTTTGATGGAAGAGGCTAATAAAGCGTACTTGAAGGATATCACCGATTTTGGCACCCAAGTCATTTATCTGAGTGATGAAGAAAAACAGCCTTGGATCGATGCGGTGCAGCCTTTATATGACAAATATCGCAGCATGTTTGGCGATGATTTGCTGAATCTCGCCCTTGAGACAGCAGCTAAATACCGTTAGCAGGTAATAGTTATAATATCCCCGCAAAGTCCAGGGCGATTCGATCGATGGTGTGAGGATGCCCTTGGTATTTTGCGGGGAGGTAATCCGGAGGAGACGTGATTCAAAGTGTGGAACAAAATCGATACGGTATTGTTCGGCTTTGAAGGTTATCTGACAGGCTTGCTGTTGCTGGGGTCTACGCTGCTACTGTTTGTAAATGTATTTCTGCGTTATGTTTTCCACAGCTCCACCACTTGGGCCGAGGAAGCTATTCGTTACGCCATCATCTGGGTTACCTTTATCGGCAGCAGTATTTGTGCTCGCAGAGGTTCTCATGTCGGAATCGATATCTTTGCACAGCTCATGCCGCCTCTTGGACGAAAGATCGTTTTAGCTGCAGGGCAGTTTATCTCCGCTGCCTTCATGCTGTTCTCCACTTTTTATGGATGGCAGATGTTTGCGCTCGTGAGCAATACCGGACAGAGGAGTCCGGCCCTGCTTATGCCTATGGCTATCGTATATTTCTCGATGCCTTTGGGGTTTATGCTTTCCGCCCTT
Encoded proteins:
- a CDS encoding TRAP transporter substrate-binding protein yields the protein MNKRKMGIFVACAVYFFGVGCCSAVAAEYVMKFAHDHMMNSPYQKSSEWIKKEIETKSGGRIAVEIYPAQQLGNNREMIEAMQMGTIEAVLVPTTKYSGFDPKMNIFDMPYLFPNEKALWAMLEGEVGEMAKAGLPNIGIYGVQYFAEGWHFLTANKELRHPNDMKGLKMRSMEAPIVMDTFSAWGANPVPIDFSEVYNSLQQRVVDGHENPIISIHDMKFFEVQKYMIQIQHAYLSYFLAYSKKWYDSLPEDLQKVVWQAGLDGAQYHKGLMEEANKAYLKDITDFGTQVIYLSDEEKQPWIDAVQPLYDKYRSMFGDDLLNLALETAAKYR
- a CDS encoding TRAP transporter small permease, with translation MWNKIDTVLFGFEGYLTGLLLLGSTLLLFVNVFLRYVFHSSTTWAEEAIRYAIIWVTFIGSSICARRGSHVGIDIFAQLMPPLGRKIVLAAGQFISAAFMLFSTFYGWQMFALVSNTGQRSPALLMPMAIVYFSMPLGFMLSALQFIASGVRILKEPGNLEGPQNMETFDLSRLN